Part of the Desulfovibrio sp. genome is shown below.
AGCCATGCTGGCAGATCTGGCGTGGCTTGAAGAAATGGGCCTTGTGGCCTGTGAAGTGCTTGCGCCTGGCGCGCGTGGATGCACGGTGCCCACCTTGACGCAGCGCGGGTATGACGTGGCCCTGGGTCGCGCTCAATGCCCAGGTGTGCGCCGTCCTCTGCCCGGCGACATGCCGGATCCGGAGGCCACATGGCTGGGGTAAGCAAGGTGCGGCGTCTGCCCGCAGAACTGCGCGATCTTGTGCATGAACTGCTGGATAAAGGCACCACGGTGGATGACGTCACCGCCGCACTGCAAGAGTTGGGAGCGGATGTTTCGCGCTCCGGCGTGGGTCGGTATCGCAAGCAGTGGCAGGAAGCCATGCAGGAACTGGCAGAAGTCCGCGAGTTCAGCCGTATGGCAGTGCGTGACCTGGACAAACAGCCGGAAAGCCATCTCACCCGACTTAATGCCCACTACCTTGAAACCGCTCTTTTTCGCGCACAGATGGCCCTCCGCGCACAGTTTGAAAAGGATCCTGAAAGCGCCATCAAACTCATTACCAAGGCGTCAATGGCCCAGATGCTTCTGGCCCGCGCCCAGCGAGACAATGCCGAAACCACCATCAAGGCGGACGGC
Proteins encoded:
- a CDS encoding ArsR family transcriptional regulator — its product is MSYRDVLIADRRLCVLRTLASAPERRANHATLCDLLAVLGHSVSNEAMLADLAWLEEMGLVACEVLAPGARGCTVPTLTQRGYDVALGRAQCPGVRRPLPGDMPDPEATWLG
- a CDS encoding phage protein Gp27 family protein; this encodes MAGVSKVRRLPAELRDLVHELLDKGTTVDDVTAALQELGADVSRSGVGRYRKQWQEAMQELAEVREFSRMAVRDLDKQPESHLTRLNAHYLETALFRAQMALRAQFEKDPESAIKLITKASMAQMLLARAQRDNAETTIKADGYAEEKQQEAAEQESGDRTIQVTFVPVPTAADTPKTPDNKDA